A window of the Dyadobacter pollutisoli genome harbors these coding sequences:
- a CDS encoding MarR family winged helix-turn-helix transcriptional regulator — MRKEKTIDFQIKWAWHSISRMYNAYAARFDTTMAVGYVLLNIDIENGTPATKIAPLLGMEPRSLVRMLKNLEERGLIQREVSKSDKRFVRIVLTELGKEKRELAREGVISFNTMIRDKIPLDKLVTFFEVIKDINKLVEEENQKLKAGDIGEVDGEF; from the coding sequence ATGCGCAAGGAAAAAACAATTGATTTCCAGATAAAATGGGCCTGGCATTCTATTTCGCGAATGTACAATGCGTATGCGGCACGGTTTGACACTACCATGGCCGTCGGCTATGTATTGCTCAATATTGACATCGAAAATGGTACTCCGGCTACCAAAATAGCCCCGCTGCTGGGAATGGAACCCAGGAGTCTCGTGAGAATGCTTAAAAACCTGGAAGAGCGTGGCCTCATTCAACGAGAAGTAAGTAAAAGTGACAAGCGCTTCGTCAGGATCGTACTCACCGAGCTGGGAAAAGAAAAGAGAGAGCTGGCCCGTGAAGGAGTAATCTCGTTCAATACGATGATCCGTGATAAAATTCCCCTGGACAAGCTTGTGACATTTTTTGAGGTGATCAAAGACATTAACAAGCTCGTAGAAGAAGAAAATCAAAAATTGAAAGCCGGAGACATAGGAGAAGTAGACGGAGAATTCTAA
- a CDS encoding UDP-N-acetylmuramoyl-L-alanyl-D-glutamate--2,6-diaminopimelate ligase, translated as METNQEKNLSSILGDLKDATIHGSGDVIIKNIILDSRKVLPGSLFVALRGTQTDGHQYITTATGLGASAILCEELPENPVGEVTYIQVADSAEAMGQIAAAFYGYPSGKLTLVGVTGTNGKTSVATFLFQLFRKLGYRCGLLSTVQNQIEDEIIPSTHTTPDSVALNQLLSKMLASNCSHVFMEVSSHSVAQHRITGLQFAGGIFTNITHDHLDFHKTFDNYIKAKKGFFDQLPKTAFALVNVDDRRGSVMVQNTKAKIETYSLQTLATFKGKIISDTLAGMHMEINQQEVWFRVIGRFNAYNLLSVYGAAVLLGEKPAEVLTELSNLKSPPGRFEQFHSKDHIVGIVDYAHTPDALENVLETITHLRNGNERVITIVGCGGNRDAEKRPKMAAIACRYSNQVILTSDNPRFEDPLNILEQMRKGVPPLDYKKTTVIPDRREAILKAGLEANPEDIILIAGKGHENYQDIQGVKHHFDDKEVLLEVFEKRYSN; from the coding sequence ATGGAAACCAATCAGGAGAAAAATTTAAGCAGCATTCTTGGCGATCTGAAAGACGCCACCATTCATGGTTCCGGTGATGTTATTATTAAAAATATCATTTTAGATTCAAGAAAAGTATTGCCCGGCAGTTTGTTCGTGGCGCTAAGAGGAACACAAACCGATGGCCATCAGTACATTACCACTGCTACCGGACTGGGTGCTTCGGCGATACTTTGCGAAGAGCTGCCAGAGAATCCGGTAGGCGAGGTTACTTACATTCAGGTTGCAGATTCGGCAGAGGCGATGGGTCAGATAGCTGCGGCTTTCTACGGTTATCCTTCCGGTAAACTGACTCTGGTGGGTGTGACAGGCACAAATGGCAAAACTTCCGTCGCTACATTTCTTTTCCAGCTGTTTCGTAAACTGGGATACCGGTGCGGCTTGCTGTCAACTGTGCAAAATCAAATAGAGGACGAGATCATTCCTTCTACCCACACGACGCCCGACTCGGTTGCGCTCAATCAGCTGCTTTCAAAAATGCTCGCCAGCAATTGCAGTCACGTTTTTATGGAGGTAAGTTCACATTCCGTAGCTCAGCATCGCATTACCGGCTTGCAGTTTGCGGGAGGAATTTTCACCAACATTACCCACGATCATCTCGATTTTCACAAGACTTTTGACAATTATATCAAGGCAAAAAAAGGTTTCTTTGACCAATTACCGAAAACTGCTTTTGCCCTGGTCAATGTGGACGACCGCCGCGGCTCGGTAATGGTTCAAAATACGAAGGCTAAAATAGAAACTTACTCGCTGCAAACTCTGGCCACATTCAAGGGCAAGATCATTTCCGATACGCTCGCCGGTATGCATATGGAGATCAATCAGCAAGAGGTATGGTTCCGCGTAATCGGGCGATTCAATGCTTATAATCTGCTTTCGGTTTACGGAGCAGCGGTTCTATTGGGTGAAAAACCTGCGGAGGTGCTTACTGAGCTTTCTAACCTTAAGAGTCCTCCGGGCAGGTTTGAACAATTTCATTCCAAAGATCACATTGTAGGTATAGTCGATTACGCCCACACACCAGACGCATTGGAAAACGTACTGGAAACGATCACGCATTTGAGAAATGGGAATGAAAGAGTCATTACTATCGTAGGATGCGGAGGAAACAGAGACGCAGAAAAACGACCCAAAATGGCCGCGATCGCTTGCAGATACAGCAACCAGGTAATCCTGACTTCCGATAATCCGAGATTCGAAGATCCGCTGAACATTCTGGAACAAATGCGCAAAGGTGTACCACCATTGGATTACAAAAAAACAACGGTCATCCCGGACCGGCGTGAAGCTATTTTGAAAGCCGGATTAGAGGCAAATCCGGAGGACATTATTCTGATCGCGGGAAAAGGTCACGAGAATTATCAGGACATTCAGGGGGTAAAGCACCATTTTGACGACAAAGAAGTGCTTTTAGAGGTATTTGAGAAGCGGTATTCCAATTAA
- the mraY gene encoding phospho-N-acetylmuramoyl-pentapeptide-transferase, whose amino-acid sequence MLYYLFDYLDKNFNIPGAGVFQYISFRALGATVLSLFIAATYGKSIINLLRRKQMGESIRDLGLAGQMEKAGTPTMGGFIILASLLIPVLLFAKLSNVYIVLLIITALWTGLIGFIDDYLKKFKNNKDGLHGRFKIVGQVGLGLIVGLTLSFNDNVRIRIYDKPLLSSNLGEIQRYRDIIHPTVTTIPFTKNNEFDYKALLFGLPEEYTWIIYTIVAIFIITAISNGANITDGIDGLAAGVSGIIALTLGVLAYLSGNTKFSQYLNLMYIPNSGELVIFCAAFIGACVGFLWYNAYPAQVFMGDTGSLMLGGVIAVVALAIRKEWLIPIMCGIFIAENLSVIVQVSYFKYTKQKYGEGRRVLLMSPLHHHYQKKGIHESKIVTRFWIVGIILAILTLATLKLR is encoded by the coding sequence ATGCTCTATTACTTATTTGATTATCTAGACAAGAATTTCAACATACCCGGCGCCGGCGTATTCCAATATATTTCATTCAGGGCGCTTGGAGCCACTGTTTTGTCTTTATTTATTGCAGCCACCTACGGCAAGTCAATCATTAATCTGCTGAGAAGAAAGCAAATGGGCGAGTCGATCCGTGACCTCGGCCTGGCAGGGCAGATGGAAAAAGCGGGTACTCCTACCATGGGAGGCTTTATCATTCTGGCCTCACTTCTGATCCCGGTACTGCTTTTCGCCAAACTAAGTAACGTTTACATTGTCCTCCTGATCATTACAGCACTATGGACAGGGTTGATCGGCTTTATCGATGACTATTTAAAGAAGTTCAAAAACAATAAGGACGGTCTTCACGGCAGGTTCAAGATCGTGGGCCAGGTAGGATTGGGACTCATTGTGGGACTTACATTATCATTCAATGACAATGTCAGGATCAGGATTTACGACAAACCGTTGCTGAGCTCTAATCTGGGTGAAATACAGCGGTACCGCGACATTATTCATCCGACGGTAACCACCATTCCATTTACCAAAAACAACGAATTCGACTACAAGGCACTACTTTTTGGCCTGCCAGAAGAATACACTTGGATTATCTACACCATTGTAGCTATTTTTATCATTACAGCCATTTCCAACGGAGCTAACATTACCGACGGTATTGACGGTCTGGCGGCGGGCGTGTCAGGGATCATTGCGCTTACGCTGGGCGTTTTGGCCTATTTGTCGGGTAACACCAAGTTTTCGCAGTACCTGAACCTCATGTACATTCCTAATTCGGGAGAGCTGGTGATTTTTTGTGCCGCATTTATCGGGGCCTGTGTCGGGTTTCTCTGGTATAACGCGTACCCTGCCCAGGTTTTTATGGGCGACACCGGGAGTTTAATGCTGGGGGGAGTGATAGCAGTAGTAGCACTGGCGATCCGCAAAGAATGGCTTATCCCAATCATGTGCGGAATTTTCATTGCTGAAAACCTCTCGGTGATCGTGCAAGTCAGCTATTTTAAATATACCAAACAGAAATACGGGGAAGGGCGAAGGGTACTACTCATGTCGCCGCTGCATCACCATTATCAAAAGAAAGGAATTCACGAATCCAAAATCGTGACCCGGTTCTGGATTGTAGGGATCATTCTGGCAATTCTGACGCTTGCTACTTTGAAATTGAGGTAG
- a CDS encoding 3-hydroxyacyl-CoA dehydrogenase/enoyl-CoA hydratase family protein, whose protein sequence is MNRSIRKVAVLGSGIMGSRIACHFANIGVEVLLLDIVPKELSEAEKAKGLTTDHPAFRNRLVNDSFQQTLKATPASLYSPSFASRIKLGNFDDNLADIKNYDWIIEVVVERLDIKRSIYEKVDALRKPGTLVTSNTSGIPIHLMAEGRSEDFKKNFCGTHFFNPPRYLRLLEIIPTPDTDQAVIDFLMHYGDLFLGKTTVLCKDTPGFIANRLGIYALIQTIRIAEEMGLSVDEVDKLTGPVAGRPKSGTYRLSDVVGLDTTVHVANNLYAAGEGNDESRDAFILPDVMQKLFDNKWLGDKTGQGFYKKIKDEKGKSVILALDFNTLEYKPSEKVKFATLEGTKAISDVSKRFAVLVAGKDKAGEFYRKTFADIFRYATMRIPEISDEIFRIDQAITAGFGWQYGLFETWDAIGVKDMLTIMESLDLKPAAWVYEMIADGNTSFYKVEAGKRHYYDIPSKSYKKVPGQESFILLSNLSDNIVWKNAGANLYDMGDGILNLEFKSKMNTMGSEVIEGIQKGISIAEKDFRGLVIGNESVEAFSAGANLAMLFMFAIEQEFDEINMVIAQFQQTMMRARYSSIPVVTAPHTLALGGGCELNLHADKIVAHAETYMGLVEFGVGIIPAGGGTKEMALRCSDMYQAGDTELNILQTAFMNIAQAKVSTSARDAREMNYLQEKDQIVLNRSRLIAEAKQAAIDLADNGYTQPKQRADIKVQGKTGIALFMAGIAQMRLANYITDHDAKIANKLAYVINGGDLSYAQNVTEQYLLDLEREAFLSLCGEKKTLERMQGLLNGGKPPRN, encoded by the coding sequence ATGAATCGTTCAATTCGTAAAGTAGCTGTTCTGGGTTCAGGGATTATGGGTTCGCGGATCGCGTGCCATTTTGCCAATATTGGTGTGGAAGTGTTATTACTCGACATTGTCCCGAAGGAACTTTCTGAGGCTGAAAAAGCGAAAGGACTTACCACCGACCATCCTGCTTTTCGGAACAGGCTTGTGAATGATTCTTTCCAACAAACATTAAAAGCCACGCCGGCTTCGCTATACAGCCCTTCGTTTGCCTCGCGGATTAAGTTGGGCAACTTTGATGATAACCTGGCCGATATTAAAAATTATGACTGGATTATCGAAGTCGTGGTGGAGCGGCTGGATATCAAAAGGAGCATTTATGAAAAAGTGGATGCGCTGAGAAAGCCAGGTACGTTGGTAACTTCCAATACTTCCGGCATCCCGATCCATTTGATGGCCGAAGGGAGAAGTGAAGATTTTAAAAAGAACTTTTGCGGAACGCACTTTTTTAACCCGCCAAGATACCTGCGATTGCTGGAAATCATTCCTACTCCCGATACCGATCAGGCTGTGATCGATTTTCTGATGCATTACGGCGATCTTTTTTTAGGGAAAACGACTGTTCTGTGTAAGGATACGCCCGGCTTCATTGCCAATCGGCTGGGCATTTATGCTTTGATACAAACCATCCGGATAGCAGAGGAGATGGGCCTAAGTGTGGATGAGGTGGATAAGCTCACGGGGCCGGTTGCGGGACGCCCTAAATCAGGTACTTACCGGTTGTCTGATGTAGTGGGGCTTGACACTACTGTTCACGTAGCCAACAACTTATATGCCGCGGGCGAAGGAAATGATGAGTCGCGTGACGCATTCATTCTTCCTGATGTAATGCAAAAGCTGTTTGATAACAAATGGCTTGGAGACAAAACAGGCCAGGGCTTTTATAAAAAGATCAAAGACGAAAAGGGTAAGTCAGTCATATTGGCGCTGGACTTTAATACACTGGAATACAAGCCTTCCGAAAAAGTAAAGTTTGCTACATTGGAAGGTACCAAAGCGATCAGTGACGTTTCAAAACGTTTTGCGGTACTGGTGGCGGGCAAGGATAAGGCCGGCGAATTTTACAGAAAAACATTTGCCGATATCTTCCGGTATGCCACAATGCGGATCCCTGAAATCTCCGACGAAATTTTTAGGATCGATCAGGCTATTACGGCGGGCTTTGGCTGGCAATATGGCCTTTTTGAAACCTGGGATGCGATTGGCGTGAAAGATATGCTGACCATTATGGAAAGCCTGGACCTGAAACCGGCGGCATGGGTATACGAAATGATCGCCGATGGGAATACCAGTTTTTATAAAGTAGAAGCCGGAAAGCGGCACTATTACGACATTCCATCCAAATCCTACAAAAAAGTACCGGGGCAGGAGAGCTTTATCCTGCTGAGTAACCTGTCGGACAACATTGTCTGGAAAAATGCAGGGGCTAACTTGTACGACATGGGTGACGGTATTCTGAACCTGGAATTCAAGTCAAAAATGAATACAATGGGTTCCGAAGTAATCGAAGGGATTCAGAAAGGTATCAGCATTGCCGAGAAGGATTTTCGTGGGTTAGTGATTGGAAATGAATCGGTTGAAGCATTTTCGGCGGGCGCCAACCTGGCCATGCTGTTTATGTTTGCCATCGAGCAGGAGTTTGATGAGATCAATATGGTGATTGCGCAGTTCCAGCAAACCATGATGCGGGCGCGCTATTCCTCGATACCTGTTGTCACCGCGCCTCACACGCTTGCGCTCGGAGGTGGCTGCGAGCTTAACCTGCACGCAGACAAGATAGTAGCACACGCGGAAACGTATATGGGACTAGTTGAATTCGGCGTTGGCATAATCCCGGCTGGCGGTGGTACCAAGGAGATGGCATTACGTTGCTCCGACATGTACCAGGCAGGAGACACGGAATTGAACATTCTTCAGACTGCTTTTATGAACATTGCACAGGCCAAAGTGTCGACGTCGGCCAGGGATGCGCGTGAAATGAATTATTTGCAGGAAAAAGATCAGATCGTGCTCAACCGGTCGAGACTGATCGCGGAAGCCAAGCAAGCGGCGATTGATCTGGCGGACAATGGATATACACAACCGAAGCAAAGAGCTGACATTAAAGTGCAGGGAAAAACGGGTATAGCGTTGTTCATGGCCGGTATAGCGCAAATGCGACTGGCGAATTACATTACCGATCACGATGCCAAAATCGCTAATAAACTGGCATATGTGATCAATGGGGGAGATCTGAGTTATGCCCAGAATGTGACCGAACAATATTTGCTGGATCTGGAACGGGAGGCATTTTTATCGTTGTGCGGCGAAAAGAAAACGTTGGAAAGGATGCAAGGTCTATTGAATGGAGGGAAACCGCCCCGCAACTAG
- a CDS encoding penicillin-binding protein, whose translation MKNDIESGQNNKKALINRARTVGWLLFLLAILVFAKLIRVQYYDTFKGKTWAEYSVKNDLKLDTIPAMRGNIYSADNRLLATSLPYYFVGFDTKVADSAYFYNNIDKLSALLAKNFGENTAAGYRAKIMRYRVSKSKRYLRLKSKQISHLDREKIKLWPFFAKDKKGGGGKFETIYRRYKPFSPMADRTIGGIDPKSGRGYIGIEASFDKKLEGKSGIGWVEKVEGGMKIPVGDALNVQPEAGRDIYTTLDMNFQERAEMALRRKLTEMQADFGSVVVMEVATGEIKAMANLTKRGDEKYEEVFNYALAGSNDPGSTFKLATMMALLEETHMNPDQVMVNTGAGALRFRNHVIRDAHRGGFGTITASQVLEKSSNIGIVLLMQKYFASKPDKYLNYLKQFHLTTPTGIPMKGEKPPLIRDRTSKHWSNYSLYFMAHGYEMQMTPLQTLALYNAVANDGYWVRPMIVKEIRNAEGVEDKMIPYVEEKPICSPETIRKVKKMLEGVVQNGLAKNIKSDLYKIAGKTGTARKLINGVYTEGKNYTSFVGYFPADKPKYSCIVIIDNPKSSGADYTRYAGSVAAPVFKEVADRIYAYDASIQKPVKDSIPETSQDVKWAGRSSDLKIISSELKLTPAPEDAEYASASLFKKGKTKWKSQNIDSRDIPDLQGMPMRDALYILENKGFKVTFKGSGKVVEQSLPPGSNKNGIKTILLTLQ comes from the coding sequence ATGAAGAACGATATTGAAAGTGGTCAGAATAATAAGAAAGCGCTGATCAACCGGGCGAGGACGGTAGGCTGGCTTTTGTTTTTGCTGGCAATCCTGGTGTTTGCCAAGCTAATCCGTGTTCAATATTACGATACTTTCAAAGGAAAAACCTGGGCGGAATATTCAGTCAAAAACGACCTGAAACTGGATACCATTCCTGCGATGCGGGGAAATATTTATTCGGCCGACAACCGGCTGCTGGCTACGTCACTACCTTATTATTTTGTTGGGTTTGACACCAAAGTAGCTGACTCTGCCTACTTCTACAACAACATTGATAAACTGTCTGCCCTACTGGCCAAAAATTTCGGGGAAAATACTGCTGCCGGTTACCGCGCCAAGATCATGCGTTACCGGGTAAGCAAAAGTAAAAGATACCTAAGGCTTAAATCCAAACAGATCAGCCATTTGGACAGAGAAAAAATCAAGCTGTGGCCATTCTTTGCAAAAGACAAAAAAGGTGGCGGCGGAAAGTTTGAAACCATTTACAGAAGGTACAAACCATTCAGTCCAATGGCCGACCGCACTATTGGCGGTATCGATCCCAAAAGTGGAAGAGGGTACATTGGTATCGAGGCAAGTTTTGATAAAAAACTGGAAGGGAAATCGGGTATTGGCTGGGTAGAAAAAGTGGAAGGCGGCATGAAAATCCCGGTGGGCGACGCGCTGAATGTGCAGCCGGAAGCTGGAAGGGACATTTACACGACGCTGGATATGAATTTCCAGGAACGGGCTGAAATGGCACTACGCAGAAAATTGACCGAAATGCAGGCAGATTTTGGCTCGGTAGTGGTAATGGAAGTTGCCACTGGGGAGATCAAGGCGATGGCTAATCTGACCAAACGCGGCGACGAAAAATATGAAGAAGTCTTTAACTATGCTTTGGCGGGTAGCAACGACCCGGGTTCGACATTCAAGCTGGCGACGATGATGGCGCTGCTGGAAGAAACACATATGAATCCGGATCAGGTGATGGTGAATACTGGTGCGGGCGCCCTCAGGTTCCGCAATCACGTGATCAGGGATGCGCACCGGGGGGGTTTCGGGACCATTACCGCATCTCAGGTACTTGAAAAATCGTCTAACATTGGGATCGTATTGCTGATGCAAAAGTATTTTGCATCAAAACCTGATAAGTACCTGAATTATCTCAAGCAGTTTCATTTGACTACACCAACCGGGATTCCAATGAAGGGCGAGAAGCCTCCATTGATCCGCGACCGGACTTCGAAACACTGGAGTAACTATTCGCTTTACTTCATGGCGCATGGTTACGAAATGCAAATGACGCCGCTGCAAACCCTCGCCTTGTACAATGCTGTTGCAAATGATGGTTATTGGGTGCGTCCGATGATCGTTAAGGAGATCAGAAACGCGGAGGGAGTAGAAGATAAAATGATCCCATACGTGGAGGAAAAGCCGATTTGCTCGCCAGAAACGATCCGAAAAGTAAAGAAAATGCTCGAAGGCGTGGTGCAAAACGGATTGGCAAAAAACATTAAATCAGATCTTTATAAAATCGCGGGCAAAACCGGTACTGCACGTAAGCTGATTAATGGAGTGTACACGGAGGGCAAGAATTACACCTCTTTTGTAGGTTACTTCCCAGCCGATAAGCCTAAGTACAGCTGCATTGTTATCATTGATAATCCCAAAAGCTCCGGGGCAGATTACACGCGTTATGCGGGAAGTGTTGCCGCGCCTGTGTTCAAGGAGGTAGCGGACAGGATCTACGCCTATGACGCCAGCATTCAAAAACCGGTGAAAGATTCGATCCCTGAAACTTCGCAGGACGTGAAATGGGCGGGAAGATCGTCGGACCTGAAAATTATCAGCAGCGAACTAAAACTGACACCGGCTCCCGAAGACGCTGAATACGCCTCTGCTTCATTATTTAAAAAAGGGAAAACGAAATGGAAATCGCAGAACATTGATTCCAGAGATATCCCTGATTTGCAGGGAATGCCGATGCGCGACGCCCTGTACATTCTCGAAAACAAAGGTTTCAAGGTTACATTTAAAGGATCTGGCAAAGTGGTGGAACAATCGTTACCACCCGGGTCCAATAAAAACGGTATTAAAACGATCCTACTAACATTACAGTAA
- the rsmH gene encoding 16S rRNA (cytosine(1402)-N(4))-methyltransferase RsmH: MDPQSTYHEPVMLSECLDGLNIQPEGTYVDVTFGGGGHSRAILENLTTGRLLVFDQDPDAVANAEKFKDDKRFTFIAANFRHIKRYLKLHKAEKVDGVLADLGVSSHQINTPERGFSTRFEADLDMRMNPNGEKTAREVLNVRSTAELQRILGMYGEVTNAKTAAEAIFAARHNSPIETVNDLKGILMRYAPKHRENKYFAQVFQALRIEVNDELSVLEEFLTQIPEVLNPGGRLVVMSYHSLEDRLVKNFIQKGKFDGEVEKDFYGNAIRPLVSVTRKPVEATQEEVARNPRARSAKLRIAEKPEENAGK; this comes from the coding sequence ATGGATCCACAAAGTACCTATCATGAACCTGTCATGTTATCCGAATGCCTGGATGGGCTTAACATTCAGCCGGAAGGCACTTACGTGGATGTCACCTTTGGCGGCGGCGGACATTCGAGGGCCATTCTCGAAAACCTGACGACCGGCAGGTTACTGGTGTTTGACCAGGACCCCGACGCAGTGGCCAATGCTGAGAAATTTAAAGACGATAAACGATTTACATTCATTGCAGCTAATTTCAGGCATATTAAAAGGTACCTGAAACTGCATAAAGCGGAAAAAGTAGATGGTGTCCTGGCAGATCTCGGCGTTTCTTCTCATCAGATCAATACGCCGGAAAGAGGCTTTTCAACACGCTTCGAGGCTGACCTTGATATGCGGATGAACCCAAATGGCGAAAAAACCGCACGGGAAGTTCTCAATGTGAGGTCTACGGCGGAGCTGCAGAGGATATTAGGCATGTATGGGGAGGTTACCAATGCGAAAACCGCCGCGGAGGCTATTTTCGCAGCCAGGCATAATTCGCCCATTGAAACGGTCAATGACCTGAAAGGCATTTTGATGCGCTATGCCCCCAAACATCGTGAAAACAAGTATTTCGCACAGGTTTTTCAGGCATTGAGAATTGAAGTAAACGACGAACTGAGCGTGCTGGAAGAGTTTCTGACACAGATACCTGAGGTCCTGAACCCAGGCGGACGGCTGGTAGTAATGTCATACCATTCATTGGAAGACAGGCTGGTCAAGAATTTTATTCAAAAGGGAAAATTCGACGGCGAAGTGGAAAAGGATTTTTACGGAAATGCGATAAGGCCATTGGTCAGCGTTACAAGGAAACCCGTGGAAGCGACGCAAGAGGAAGTAGCCAGAAACCCAAGGGCGCGAAGTGCAAAATTAAGGATCGCAGAAAAACCTGAGGAAAATGCCGGAAAATAA
- a CDS encoding peroxiredoxin family protein: protein MRYINWIAASLFLIALTSYTSSPETTFGSTLKNGIWRATLARDTHRLPLLLDISKNPDGKTFSVFVVNGPERLKMDSTYIQNDSLVIPMQLFDARIVVKQDDDHLKGRYYRLANGVVAGSIPFEARFGDDYKFYKKGEAKSSRNVAGKWATLFKNEITGDTTRAVANFAQQGTDVTGSFLTPTGDYRFLTGSVNGDSLFLSTFDGSNAMLFKAAIVADGRLKGAMWTGLKGYKTWNAVLDPQAKLPDATKLTFLKPGYETVDFTFPDVNGKEWSLKDPKFKDKAVIIQIMGSWCPNCMDETNYIAPWYKKNKSRGVEVIGLAFERSDKPEIANPRIKRMITRFGIDYPIVLAGTNTDAATAKALPMLNKVMSYPTTIFIDKKGKVREIHTGFSGPGTGKYYDDFVSDFNALMDKLISEK from the coding sequence ATGAGATATATAAATTGGATTGCTGCTTCGTTGTTTTTGATTGCATTAACTAGCTACACATCTTCCCCTGAGACAACTTTCGGATCAACATTAAAAAACGGCATCTGGCGGGCTACCTTAGCCAGGGATACGCACCGGCTCCCATTGCTTCTTGATATTTCCAAAAATCCGGATGGCAAAACATTCAGCGTTTTCGTCGTGAATGGGCCTGAGCGATTGAAAATGGATTCTACATACATTCAAAATGATTCGTTGGTAATCCCTATGCAGCTTTTTGATGCCAGAATTGTAGTGAAACAAGACGACGACCATTTAAAAGGAAGATATTATCGCCTGGCAAACGGAGTAGTGGCGGGTTCGATACCTTTCGAGGCGAGGTTCGGGGATGACTACAAATTCTATAAAAAAGGCGAAGCCAAAAGCAGTAGGAATGTGGCCGGCAAATGGGCGACATTGTTCAAAAACGAAATCACAGGGGATACTACCCGCGCAGTTGCCAACTTTGCACAGCAAGGTACGGACGTGACGGGCTCGTTCCTGACACCTACCGGCGACTACCGGTTTCTGACTGGCAGTGTGAATGGGGACAGTCTGTTTTTATCTACATTCGACGGCTCCAATGCCATGTTGTTCAAAGCGGCGATCGTTGCTGACGGCAGGCTGAAAGGTGCGATGTGGACAGGCCTGAAAGGTTACAAAACCTGGAATGCAGTGCTCGATCCGCAGGCGAAACTGCCGGATGCGACCAAACTGACTTTCCTGAAACCAGGATACGAAACCGTTGACTTCACATTTCCCGATGTAAATGGAAAGGAATGGTCGTTGAAGGATCCGAAATTTAAAGATAAGGCTGTGATCATCCAGATCATGGGTTCGTGGTGTCCGAACTGTATGGACGAGACCAACTACATAGCGCCCTGGTACAAAAAGAATAAAAGCCGCGGTGTGGAAGTGATCGGCCTGGCATTTGAACGCTCCGATAAACCTGAAATCGCAAACCCAAGGATCAAACGCATGATCACCAGATTTGGCATTGATTACCCCATTGTACTGGCGGGAACCAATACCGATGCGGCAACCGCAAAAGCGTTACCCATGCTCAACAAGGTAATGTCATACCCCACCACCATTTTTATTGATAAAAAAGGAAAAGTCCGCGAAATACATACCGGCTTCTCAGGGCCGGGGACTGGCAAATATTACGACGATTTTGTCTCCGATTTTAATGCACTGATGGACAAACTGATCAGCGAAAAGTAA
- a CDS encoding FtsL-like putative cell division protein, with product MPENKRRPKPITPKPPKRKRQYSLFNWLNRFLPLDKVFGEKLPGKEERLPVKYFYYFGWVVMLLVAYERIGFQSEQYVRNSIKLKKEVDDLRAEYTSIHAEYMKSGLQSVIIEKVKPNGLEENLTPPKKIIIKEEEE from the coding sequence ATGCCGGAAAATAAACGAAGGCCTAAACCGATCACACCAAAACCGCCCAAACGTAAGCGTCAATACTCTTTATTTAACTGGCTCAACCGTTTTTTGCCTCTGGATAAAGTGTTTGGCGAAAAACTTCCGGGTAAGGAGGAGCGGCTTCCGGTCAAATATTTCTACTATTTCGGGTGGGTCGTGATGCTGCTTGTGGCTTACGAACGGATTGGGTTCCAGTCTGAACAATATGTGCGGAATAGTATCAAACTCAAAAAGGAAGTAGATGATCTTCGGGCAGAGTACACATCCATTCATGCGGAATACATGAAAAGTGGCCTGCAATCGGTCATCATTGAAAAAGTGAAACCCAACGGTTTGGAAGAAAACCTGACCCCTCCCAAAAAGATCATTATCAAGGAAGAAGAAGAGTAA